A segment of the Corylus avellana chromosome ca2, CavTom2PMs-1.0 genome:
TTTGAACGCTAGAAGCGAGGCTCTGTCTCCTGGGTGNNNNNNNNNNNNNNNNNNNNNNNNNNNNNNNNNNNNNNNNNNNNNNNNNNNNNNNNNNNNNNNNNNNNNNNNNNNNNNNNNNNNNNNNNNNNNNNNNNNNtttattaatcatttaatctgcGTCCATTTAAACGATCACGTTGGTTTGAAATACTAAAATGAGAATTGATGGGCGTTGACCATGTAGGAGCCACATAGAGATGGTGAAGAGATTCAAGGTGTGGGCCTACAGGGAAGGAGAGAAGCCATTGGTCCACTGTGGGCCCATGAGTTACATCTACTCCATCGAGGGCCAATTCATCGACGAGATGGAGAGGGGGAAGAGCACCTTCATGGCTCGCCATCCTGATGAGGCGCATGCATTTTTCCTCCCTATAAGTATTACCAAGATCGTAAACTTCTTCTACAGGCTTGACCCATGGCACTTCCCTTTACTCCCAATCTTCACAGATTATGTCAATGTCGTCGCAACAAAATACCCTTACTGGAATAGAAGCAGTGGAGCAGACCATTTTATGCTCTCTTGCCATGATTGGGTATCCTTTAATTTCTGCCAATTACATCATCTTAATTACTTGCTAATCTAAAAATTATCTTTCTAATCAATCAACAGTTCTATTTTTTGCCATTTGATAATTAGCAATTATCAGTGCTATTTTATGAGGTTTTGTGTTTCTTGAATTACACTAAAGTAACATGTGTACACACGTTTTGTAGTGGATGTCTATGGTCAACAACTCTATCTCATAGGTCGTCACTCCGCGACTTAAAACCTTTAAAAAATCGACTTATAAAATGAGGATATCCAATACACATggttaagattgtacttaagtTATGTAGAACATTACTTATCTCACCTTAATCTTATCCCTAACATGAACGTATTGTCTATTTCATTTTCCAGGCACCAGAGATCATAAAGAAGGACCGTAAGTACTTCAAGAACTTTATCAGGGTGCTATGCAATGCTAACACGTCCGAAGGATTCATTCCTACAAGAGACATCTCACTGCCGGAATATAACCTGAAAGGTTATCCTGAGCACACGCTCGGCCCGCCCCGCCTCGGCCTGCCGCCTAGTAAGCGCACAATCCTCGCCTTCTTTGCAGGTGCCGCCCACGGAGACATAAGGAGCATGTTGTTCGAGCATTGGAAGAACAAAGACCAGCAAGTCCAAGTATATGAGAAGCTTCCCAAGAAGAAAAACTACCACAAATTGATGGGACAAACCAAATTTTGCTTGTGCCCAAGTGGGTCGGAAGTGGCAAGCCCCAGGGTGGTTGAGGCAATGTATCAAGAATGTGTTCCGGTGATCATTTCTGACTTCTACACATTACCCTTCAGTGAAGTTCTTGATTGGAGCAAGTTTGCAGTATTTATTCCTCCAAAAAGAATACCAGAAATTAAGATGATCTTGGAGGGGATTTCACAGAGGAGATATTTGATGTTGCAAAAGAGGGTGAAACAAGTAGCAAGGCATTTTGAGCTGAATCGACCAGCCAAGCCATTTGATGTAATTCACATGGTGCTTCACTCTGTATGGCTTAGAAGGCTTAACATTAAGCTAACACATAATATTCACTGACAACAAATATTGTGTATAGATTTTCATAGGTAAAGAAGACAAAACATAACTAGatgaatgattttgtttttctctaacATCACTAAgctaagagaaatgttatttagtaggtGATCATACGACTATCGTACAAATGACATGGCGAGGTAATGAAAATAAGtcattgattattttttgttttttttataagcctTTGTTGATCCAAAAACTGATTTTTACTGCCTTATGAAAATGAGAAGCGTTTCTCATCCAATAAGTTGAGACATGCTACTCTTCAATCTCCTattcatctctttttcaaattcatcattaaatatgtaataactcaatttattaaatttacatgTGTTGTCTGTGTAAACacaacacataataaaaatagtaaatgatatttcttgtcaaaatttatgtcttaatttaaaattatacaaataataaatatgattatCTTTCTTAAATATCGTTTACTTCATATTAGAAATAATAGGATTttcaaaaaagattttttttgtgtatttttgttcaaaaaattttaaaaaaaatgatatatcaagatatacaaaataaaatatcacttttagaaaatgagcatatatatatttaggacatcccaaaaaataaaataatatttaaatcgATAAGGTGAAGAGGAAATTACTATTTAACGTGTTAAAGTCttaatcaatttattttctgttgttgCTAAAcattccaaaaaagaaatttgtggtCCTTATATAGCTGTGCCAAACGAAGGACGGTGACCTTGGCACTTGGCAGTTTCTTTTGTGTCGgcaactaattattattattaaattatcttATTTTAATGAGCAACACGTGAATGTAGGCAATTGAAACACGTTGTCCTTTTCTGCATttaccaaaaaaggaaaatagcGACTAATTTCCGGAGAGTTTGAGAATTTATTCAtgttgtcactttttttttttttttttctttttttttaatattaaagttTGCATATCGCATAAACTATTATATAAGAGTTCTGCTATCAGGCTACCAAGAGTCAAATAAATGTCTggcaaagtaaaaaaaattgtagaaaaatctctctcttcctagtcatgctaaattttgttattattttttttttattaaatttttatgagttaatatttagtttctaattactcaaaatttatttttggatttaaaattaaaacctaggggtggaaggttaacgCTTTTGGGATGGTATCACTTAAAAgggattttatcatcctaaatttagtactaatatctcaaatttgaatttctctaAATATCTCTATTcttcgattaaaaaaaaaaaaaaacaaaagatcagATGTCTAACACTTGAGGCAGCCGAAAATGTCAATTCATTatctaattgacaatatctcctataatgacaaaaatactcttaataaattaaaaattaaaattaaactaaaaattaaaaaattaaaactaatttttttaaagaacaaattaaaaaaaataaataaataaaaatttataagagtACTTTTGTCTCATTAACAAAAATTTGGgataatttttatctttttgctggGCTTggaggatattgtcaattttttgatcGAGACTTAACCAAGACCCTGCTAGGACCTTGCCAGGAGCCCgctaggacttgaccgagactcgaTCGGAATTTGGGTACGACCCGACATGGACTACGCCAGGACTTGACCAGGGTCCAACCAGGATTGTGCCGAGACCCAACCGAGATCCCGCGGGGACCCTGCTGAGACCTCGCCACCCGGTTAGGACACTGCTGGGACTCAGTTGGGACATTGTAATACCCTAGGGGCATTACAGACATAGCCGgaacatttttgtaatttaaagtttaatatgattaaataaaaaatgtatataaaaaaaaaattctaattttcgTACATACTAAAcaccaaaaaacattttagatCAAAACAAATGGAGCTTAAAAGGGTTTAAAACCCCCAATAATTTCATTCCATTGAAGTGAAACTATCCATCAACCtttattaacaaaataaaaatctaaacttTAAGTGAAACTGTAAAAtatagcatttatcttttaaaaaaactccaaatataaaataaataaataaataaaagtaatgttTTTGGCTTCCAtagttcaatatatatataatgtttgtaTGAATGGGAGGAGCTTCTTCGATGTATGAGTAAAGAGGACATGGAATTTATGGCGGTGGTTGCACAACAATTATGGTTTCGACGTAACGCCTTTGTTCATGGAAAAAAGATCAGCTCTTCTATCACAGTGGT
Coding sequences within it:
- the LOC132168777 gene encoding probable glycosyltransferase At5g20260 → MVKRFKVWAYREGEKPLVHCGPMSYIYSIEGQFIDEMERGKSTFMARHPDEAHAFFLPISITKIVNFFYRLDPWHFPLLPIFTDYVNVVATKYPYWNRSSGADHFMLSCHDWAPEIIKKDRKYFKNFIRVLCNANTSEGFIPTRDISLPEYNLKGYPEHTLGPPRLGLPPSKRTILAFFAGAAHGDIRSMLFEHWKNKDQQVQVYEKLPKKKNYHKLMGQTKFCLCPSGSEVASPRVVEAMYQECVPVIISDFYTLPFSEVLDWSKFAVFIPPKRIPEIKMILEGISQRRYLMLQKRVKQVARHFELNRPAKPFDVIHMVLHSVWLRRLNIKLTHNIH